The genomic stretch GGCCTACCTGGGCGGCGCCCACCGGCTGGAGGCTGCCCACTGATGAGTTCGATCGCCATGGACACCGAGATGGCCGCCACGCACCGCGCCGAGCGCGCCGCCCCCCATGACGGTCCGTTCTTCGCGGCAAGCGACATTCACGCCTACTACGGCGAGAGCTACATCGTGCAGGGCGTGAGCTTCGATATCCGTCACGGTGAGATCCTGGCGCTGCTGGGCCGTAACGGCGCCGGCAAGACCTCGACGCTGCGCACCATCGCGAGGGTCGACAACCCATCGTTGCTCTCGGGCGAAATCTGGCTCGATGGCCAGCCCATCCACAAGATGAAGGCGTTCGAAGCGGCGCGGGCCGGCATCCAGCTGGTGCCCGAGGACCGGCGCATCATCCAGGGACTGACCGTCGAGGAGAACCTCACCATCGCCCAGGTGGCGCCCGGCCGCGGTTGGGCGCTCGAACGCATCTACGCGCATTTCCCCCGGCTCGCCGAACGCCGCCGGCAGGAAGGCGTGACGCTCTCGGGCGGCGAGCAGCAGATGCTGGCCATCGCCCGGGCCCTGGCCCGCGACCTGAAGCTCCTGCTGCTCGACGAACCTTATGAAGGGCTGGCTCCCGTCATCGTCGAAGAGATCGAGCGCATCCTCAACGAGATCAAGGCGCTCGGCATCACCACCATCATCGTCGAGCAGAACGCCATCGCCGCGCTGCGCCTCGCCGACCGCGCCGT from Devosia sp. A16 encodes the following:
- a CDS encoding branched-chain amino acid ABC transporter ATP-binding protein; translation: MAATHRAERAAPHDGPFFAASDIHAYYGESYIVQGVSFDIRHGEILALLGRNGAGKTSTLRTIARVDNPSLLSGEIWLDGQPIHKMKAFEAARAGIQLVPEDRRIIQGLTVEENLTIAQVAPGRGWALERIYAHFPRLAERRRQEGVTLSGGEQQMLAIARALARDLKLLLLDEPYEGLAPVIVEEIERILNEIKALGITTIIVEQNAIAALRLADRAVILDTGEVAFTGLAKDVLADEALRREYLAI